From the genome of Vitis riparia cultivar Riparia Gloire de Montpellier isolate 1030 chromosome 2, EGFV_Vit.rip_1.0, whole genome shotgun sequence, one region includes:
- the LOC117930765 gene encoding protein LURP-one-related 4-like — MAKVHPQMPAAVPPRPPPPSDSCITSRRETFTLWMKSLLIQGNGYTVFNSDGEIVYRIDNYDKKCSSEVYLMDLQGKVLFTILQRKLHVFGRWEGYKCNGSKADSQKPCFQVRKHCRILGGGSSCEVTVRPNEAQSCYYRIQGLAGKSTFKIVNSEGGVMAEVKQKQTSSGVVLGDDVLNLVVEPHVDHSLVMALVAVCGLIHHRM, encoded by the exons ATGGCCAAGGTCCACCCTCAAATGCCTGCTGCTGTTCCTCCTCGTCCTCCTCCACCTTCTGATTCTTGTATCACTTCAAGGAGGGAGACTTTTACTCTATGGATGAAATCACTTCTCATACAGGGAAATGGATACACTGTCTTCAATTCTGATGGTGAGATTGTTTACCGTATTGATAATTATGACAAGAAGTGCAGCAGTGAAGTTTATCTCATGGATCTTCAAGGCAAAGTTCTCTTCACCATACTTCAAAGG AAACTACATGTTTTTGGAAGATGGGAGGGGTATAAATGCAATGGTTCAAAGGCGGACAGTCAGAAGCCATGTTTTCAAGTCAGAAAACATTGCAGAATTCTGGGAGGAGGTTCATCATGTGAAGTTACAGTGAGGCCTAATGAAGCTCAATCATGTTATTACAGAATACAGGGCTTGGCTGGTAAATCAACATTCAAGATTGTAAACAGTGAAGGAGGAGTCATGGCAGAGGTAAAGCAAAAGCAAACATCTTCAGGAGTAGTGTTGGGAGATGATGTGCTGAACTTGGTGGTGGAGCCCCATGTTGATCATTCCCTAGTCATGGCTCTTGTGGCAGTATGTGGATTGATCCACCATAGAATGTGA